One Polaribacter reichenbachii genomic window, TGAACAAGAAGTGAAAAATCATTTGTTTACTTCAGGTTGTTGGCCATTTATTAAACAACGTCCTTACGATGTTGTAGCAAATCCAAACCAAGCACCAAAAGCAATATTTATTTCTGGATATGCAAGTGCACCTTTAGCTGCAGATTTAGACTACACTTTAGCTGGTAAAGAAGCTGAGTTACAAGCAGCAATTAATGCTGTGTCTAAATTAACAGAAGGTAAAGTTCATTTATCAGTTGGTGCTAATTCAAACTCTGTTTTATCAAAATTAACAGGTGTAGAATTGCATAAAGTTTCTGGACCACATCCATCAGGTAATGTAAGTACTCAAATTGCAAACATAGATCCTATTAATAAAGGAGAAGTTGTTTGGGTTGTTACTCCACAAGATTTAGTTGTAATTGGTGAGTTATTGTTAACAGGTAAGTATAATGCTGAAAGAACAATTGCATTAACAGGTTCTCAATTTAGCAAGCCACAATATGTTACTGCAATTGCAGGAGCAGCAATCGAAGATATTACTAAAGATAATTTAAATACTGATAATACAAGAATTATTAGTGGTAACGTTTTATCTGGTAGTCAAGTTACAGAAGAAGGTTTTATAGGTTTTTACGATAATCAAATAACTGCAATTCCAGAAGGAGATGATTATGAGTTTTTTGGTTGGAACAAACCAATCTTTAATAAAATTTCTACTTCTAGAGCGTTTACTTTTTCTTGGTTAAGCCCAAATAAAAAGTACGATTTAAATACCAATACAAATGGAGAGCATAGAGCTTTTGTTGTTACTGGTTCTTATGAAAACGTTTTTCCTTTAGATATTTATCCAATGCAATTATTAAAAGCATTTATGTATAAAGATTTAGACGAAATGGAAGCGTTAGGTGGTTATGAAGTAGCTCCAGAAGATTTTGCATTAACCGAATTTATTTGTGTGTCTAAACAACCACATCAAAAAATAATTCGTGAAGGTTTAGATTTAATGAGACAAGAATTAGGATAAGATTATGAGCTTAAAACAAAACTTACATAATTTAAAAGAGAAATATAAAGGGACCAAAATGGCACCTGCATTTAATGCAATCCATACCTTTTTATATTTACCAAATGAAGTTACTCATGGAGGAACTCATATAAAAGCAGCAGACGATTTAAAGCGTACAATGAATATTGTAATTATGGCTTTAGTACCTTGTTTGCTTTTTGGAATGTTTAATGCAGGTTACCAACACTATGCAGCTATAGATGGTTCTTTAAGAACAGATGTTTTAGCTAACTTTTTTACTTGGGATAACCTTTGGATAGGAATCATAAAAGTATTACCTCTAGTAATCGTTTCTTATGGAGTTGGTCTTGGTGTAGAATTTATTTTTGCAATTATAAAAGGGCATGAAGTAGAAGAAGGTTATTTGGTAACGGGTATGTTAGTGCCATTAATTGTACCAATTGACACACCTTTATGGATGTTAGCTGTTGCTGTTGTTTTTGGAGTTGTAATTGGTAAAGAAGTTTTTGGAGGTACAGGTATGAATATCTTAAACCCTGCATTAACAATTAGAGCATTCTTATTCTTTGCATATCCAACGTGGATGTCTGGAGATAAAGTTTGGGTTTACGACGCAGTAAAAAGAACAGGTACAGAAGATGCAATTTCTGGAGAAACTATTTTAGGTAGTTACGCACAAAACAATGATGTAGTTTATTCTACTTGGGATATGTTTATGGGATTTATTCCTGGTTCTGTTGGTGAAACATCAACTTTATTAATCTTATTAGGTGCAGCTTTCTTAATTTTCACAAAAATTGGAAGTTGGAGAATTATAGTATCAACTTTTATTGGTGCTGCTGTAATGGGATTAATTTTTAACGGAATTGTAAATGCAGACATCATTACAGAATCTAGTAAGTTCTACGGATTAATGAACACTGATTGGTGGCAACACTTAATAATTGGTGGATTAGCATTTGGAGCAGTGTTTATGGCTACAGATCCTGTAACTGCATCACAAACAAATAAAGGAAAATGGATTTACGGTTTCTTAATTGGTTTTATATCAATTATGATTCGTGTATTTAACCCAGCATATCCAGAAGGTGTATTTTTAGCAATCTTGTTAATGAATGTTTTTGCACCAACAATAGACCATTATGTGGTTCAAGGAAATGTAAAAAAGAGATTAAAACGTACTAAAGTTAAAACTGCCTAATTATGAGTAAGAGAACAGATAGTAATAGTTATACAATGATTTTCGCTGTAATTATGGTGTTAATTGTTGGTTCTTTATTGGCTTTTATGTCATCTTCTTTAAAGCCAGCTATTAAAGAAAACGAAAGAATAGAAAAGCAACAGAATATTCTGTATGCAATGGGTGTAAATGAAAATGATGAATCTAGTGCTAATTTTGTGTCAGCATCAATAGCAGGAGAGGAGTTTGCAAAATATATTACCAAGCAAATTGTTATAGAAGGTGATAAAATAACTGAAAGTGACGATGCTTATTTAATTGATGTAAAAAAGCAACAAGCCAACGCAAAAGAAGGTAAAACTAGAAAGTTGCCTTTATTTGTTGGTGAAAAAGATGGTAAAACATTTTATGTAGCACCAATTAGAGGTAAAGGTCTTTGGGATGCAATTTGGGGTTATGTTTCTATGGATGAAAATATGGTTGTTCAAGGTGCTTATTTTGATCATAAAGGAGAAACTCCTGGATTAGGTGCAAACATTAAACAACGTTATTTTATGGACGATTTTATTGGAGAACACTTGATGACTGCATCAGGAGAATTCAAAGGAATTACGGTTGCCAAAGGAAATAACGATCCGAAGAACGAAGAAAAAACAGATTATGAGGTAGATGCAATTGCTGGTGCAACAATTACTGGTGATGGTGTATCTGCAATGATAAAGAAAGATTTAGCATTGTATGTTCCTTATTTTAAATCATTAAAAGAATCTAATAAAATAAAATTATAACTATGGGACTTTTATCAAAAAAAGACGCAGCATTAATTAAAGATCCATTATTAGATAATAATCCAATTACAATTCAAGTATTAGGTATTTGTTCTGCATTAGCAATTACTGCAGAGTTAAAAGCTTCTATTGTAATGTCAATTTCGGTTTTATTTGTACTAGGAGTTGGTAACGTAGTTATCTCATTAATGAGAAATATTATACCATCAAAAATTAGAATTATTGTACAACTTATTGTTGTGGCAACTTTAGTAATTATTGTTGATTTAGTTCTAAAAGCATTTGCTTATGAGTTAAGTAAAACATTATCCGTTTTTGTTGGTTTAATTATTACAAACTGTATTATTATGGGACGTTTCGAAGCTTTTGCTTTAGGTAATGGACCTTGGAGATCTTTCTTAGATGGTATAGGTAACGCTGTTGGTTATGGTGTAATCTTAATAGCAGTTGGTTTCTTTAGAGAGTTATTAGGTTCTGGTACTTTATTAGGTTTTAAAGTTTTAGGAGATCCAATAGAAAAAACAGGTTTATATGCTATAGGATATGAAAATAACGGGTTTATGTTATTATCACCAATGGCATTAATTGTTGTAGGTATCATCATCTGGGTTCAAAGAACAAAGAACAAATCATTAATAGAAGAACATTAAATAGTTGGTAGTAAAACAGTATTCAGTTGGCAGTAAATTGCTGACTGCAAACTGCGAACTGCGGACTTAAGACTAAAAAAATATGGAACATATAGAATTATTTTTCAAATCGATATTTATAGATAACATGGTTTTCGCAACCTTTTTAGGGATGTGTTCTTACCTAGCAGTATCTAAAAAAGTATCTACTGCTGTTGGTTTAGGAGCTGCTGTAATCTTTGTATTAGCTGTAACTGTACCTTTAAACTGGTTGTTAGATCAATATATATTAAAAGATGGAGCTTTAGTTTGGCTAGGAGAAGAGTATGCTGAGTACGATTTAAGCTTCTTATCATTTATTATGTTTATTGCAACTATTGCAACAATGGTACAATTGGTAGAAATTATTGTTGAAAAATTTTCACCATCATTATACAATTCATTAGGTATTTTCTTACCATTAATTGCTGTAAACTGTGCTATTTTAGGGGGTAGTTTATTTATGCAATCTAGAGAAATACCTTCTTTAGGATTAGCATTAACTTATGGTGTAGGTTCAGGAATTGGTTGGTTTTTAGCAATTTTAGCTATTGCAGCTATTCGTGAAAAAATTAGATATTCTTCAGTTCCTCCAGCTTTAAGAGGTTTAGGAATTACTTTTATTATTACTGGTTTAATGGCTATTGGTTTTATGAGCTTTGGTGGTATGTTAACTGGTGGAGATGAAAAGAAAGAAGAAAAACCAGCTGTAGAAGCTAAGGTAAAAAAGGTTAAAGTAAAAGAAGAAAAGGCTAAAGAAATTGTAGCTGAAAACACAAATATAAACTAGTAAAAGAATGATATTAGCAGCAGGTACAATAGGAACCATTATTGCAACAGTAGCAGCCTTTTTATTAATAACATTGTTATTAGTAACATTGTTACTATTTGTAAAACAAAAATTATCTCCTTCTGGTCCAGTAACAATTACCATTAACGGAGAAAAGAAAATAGAAGTTGGTTCTGGTAGCACACTTTTAACAACATTAGGAAACGAGAAAATCTTTTTACCATCTGCATGTGGTGGTGGTGGATCTTGTGTACAATGTGAGTGTCACGTTTTAGAAGGTGGAGGAGAAGCTTTACCTACAGAAGTGCCACACTTTACAAAGAAAGAATTAAAAGAAGGTATACGTTTAGCTTGTCAAGTTAAAGTTAAACAAGACATGAACATTACAATTCCAGAAGAAGTTTTCGGAATTAAAAAATGGGATGCAGTTGTTGTAAGAAATTACAATGTAGCCTCTTTTATTAAAGAGTTCGTTGTTGAGATTCCTGAAGATATGGGATATAAAGCTGGTGGATATATTCAAATTGAAATTCCTCCATGTGAAGTTAAATATTCTGATATGGATATTACAGCCCACCCAGAAGAACACGAAACTCCAGACAAATTTGAAGCGGAATGGGATAAGTTTAAATTACGTCCGTTAGTAATGAAAAATACTGAAACTGTAGAAAGAGCATACTCAATGGCTTCTTACCCAGCAGAAGGTAGAGAAATTATGTTAAACGTGCGTATTGCTACACCTCCATTTGATAGAGCAAAAGGTGGCTGGATGGATGTAAATCCAGGAGTAGCATCTTCTTATATCTTTAACTTAAAGAAAGGTGATAAATGTGTAATTTCTGGTCCTTATGGAGAGTTTTTCATTAATGAATCAGATGCAGAAATGTTATATGTTGGTGGTGGTGCTGGTATGGCTCCAATGCGTTCTCACTTATATCACTTATTCAGAACGTTAAAAACTGGTAGAAAAGTTACTTATTGGTATGGAGGTCGTTCTAAAGCTGAATTATTCTATATTGAGCACTTTAGAGCTTTAGAAAAAGATTTCCCGAACTTTAAATTTTTCATTGCATTATCAGATCCTTTAGAGGCTGATAACTGGAAAGTTAAAAAAGATATTAATGATGAATCTGGAGATGGTTTTGTAGGATTTATTCATAATTGTGTAATAGACAATTATTTAAATCATCATGATTCACCAGAAGATTTAGAATTATACTTCTGTGGACCACCATTAATGAACAAAGCTGTTCAGAAAATGGGTGAAGATTTTGGTCTTGCAGATGAAAATATTCGTTTTGATGACTTTGGTGGATAAACCAAACGTTATTGTAAACATCACAAAACCGATTCAATTAATTTTGAATCGGTTTTTTGTTATGAGTTTATTTTGATTAAATTTATTTAAGCTAAAAATGTTTTTAGATGATAAATAGGCTCACCATTTTCTTGTTCAAATATTTTGGAATAATCCATTACATTAGGTATGTTGTCTAATTTGCATAAAAGTTCTACTACATCAGATAAACCATTAAATAAAACTTCATTAGAAGTCGGGTTTTCTGGTTTTGTATTGTAATGGCATAAAGGAGTTTTAAATCCGCAAGCATCTAAAAATACCTTTTCTATCTTTAATATTTCTTGTGGTGTATAACCATTAAATTTTCTTCCTAAATTTTGATGTACTCTACCTACATAACTCAATTCTAAAGAACCATGATCATTTGATAAATGTTTCCAACTATCATTATTGTCTAAGATGTTTCCTACTGCACAAGCAGTACAATCTTCAGGATTTAATCTATTATTATGATATGCATTGTATAGTTTTATAAGTGCTTGTTCAAGTCTTTTTGTAGTTTTCATATACTATTGCTTTTTATCATTCTAAAAATACTAAAATATTATTACTAAATCAAACCGATACAATTTTCTGTTGTGTACATAATAATAGTAAATAAGATAAATGCTGGTTTTATTTCATCCTATTAAATCGTATTTTTGATGTTCTTATTTTCGAAAAATGAAAAATATCCAAAAAATATTAAAGAAAAAGAAATACATTAAAATTAAATTAAAGCGGATTGCAACAAATCATTTAGAATTAAAAGCAACGATTAATGGTGTAAAAGGCAGATTTATTTTAGATACTGGTGCATCTAATTCTTGTGTTGGTTTAGACTTAATAGAACATTTTAAATTAGATGCGCAAGAAAGCGAAACAAAAGCTGCAGGTGCTGGTGCAACAGATATGGAAACCCAACAATCTGAAAATAATTCTTTAAAAATTGGAGATTGGAAAACCAAACAGTTTCATTTAGTATTATTTAATTTATCACATGTTAATACTGCACTTGTGCAACATAAAGCAAAAGAAGTACATGGAATTATTGGTGCAGATATTTTACAAAAAGGAAAAGCATTTATAGATTATAATAAGAATATTTTATATTTAAAAAAGATAAAGAAATAATTAATAAAAATTATATAGTATGAGTTTACAAAAACAGGTAATGGATAAGATGAAAGAAGCAATGAAAGCAAAAGATACGGTTGCTTTACAAGCTTTAAGAGCTGTTAAATCAGCATTTTTATTAGCAAAAACTGAAACTGGAGTACAAGAAGAATTAACAGAAGAGCAAGAAGTTAAAATTATTCAGAAACAGGTAAAACAAAGAAAAGATAGTGCAGCTGTATTTTTAAAACAAGATAGACAAGATTTAGCTGATCCTGAATTAGCAGAAATTAAAGTTTTAGAGCAGTTTTTACCTGAAGCATTATCAGAAGAAAAAATAGAAGAAGTTGTTGCAGCTACTATAACAAAGTTAGGTGCTTCTGGTATGCAAGATATGGGGAAAGTTATGGGTGTTGTTTCTAAAGAATTAGCAGGACAAGCAGATGGTAAAACCATATCTACCTTGGTTAAAAAACATTTAATGAAATAAATTATTTGTATGATTCTTAATTTAATTGAGAATTATATTAGGCTCCATAGTTCAACTGAATAGAATATCAGATTTCGGCTCTGAGGGTTGCAGGTTTGAATCCTGCTGGAGTCACAAAAATTTATATAAAAAAGAAGCGATGATAGGTTTAACCTTACATCGCTCTCTTTTTACTAACAATTAACTAGAAAACTAGTTTTGGATTATATAAACCTTGGGGGGAGATTCATAATTATAATTCAAATTTACATTAGATTTTAATATTACACAATCCCCAAAAATGGTGAAATTTTCTTATCCCCATAAATAGGGAGAAACCTCCCTATTTATGGGGAGGCTTCTCTAAAAATTGATTTATATAAAGTATCTTATTTTGCGAATAAATGTAATTCAGAAAATTCTTTATCTACTGTAATAGATTGAGATTCACCTTTTTCTGATTGATTTAGTTCTACTTCTACGTTGTCTATTTGTACAGATGCAATTTTAAACGGTAAGTTGTGTAAATTTACAATGAACTTAGAATAAGCAGCATCAAAAGTACCTTCTTTGTGTTGTGTTAAAATAAATTCTTTCTTTTTACCGGTTAATTTAAAAGTTCTTAAACTATATCTTCCTTTTTTATAATCGTAACCATCATGTGCATCATCATATAATTGAGATTTTTCTTTACCGGCTTTGTAATATACATCTAAAGTAATTTCATCGAAATTCTTTTCGCCTACATATTGTTGTACAGGATATTTAGGAATTACAGCACCTTCTTTTATAAAGATTGGCATGCTATCAATATCTGCATCAACCCAAATTTCTTTACCACCTTCTATTATTTCTTTGGTCCAGAAGTTATACCATTTACCTCTTGGTACATACATTCTTCTACCTTTGGCATTTGGTTCTTGTATCGGACATACTAAAATTTGATCTCCATAAACAAACTCATCACTTCTATAGTGTGTTTGTGCATCTTCTTGATCGAATAGTACTAAAGATTTTAAAATTGGAGTTCCATGATTAATGTGTTTCCAAAAAGCAGTGTATAAATAAGGTAATAATTGATATCTAATTTCTACAAATTTTCTAACAATATCAGTAATTTCTTGTCCGAAAACCCAAGGCTCTTGATCTCCATGGTCTCCAGAAGAATGCACTCTACAAAAAGAATGGAATATTCCTAACTGAATCCATCTTGCAAAAAGCTCTCCTTGTGGTTGTTCTGCAAATCCTCCAATATCTGATCCAGCAAATGAGAAACCAGACATTGCCATTCTTTGAGCTTGATTGTTTGCGATTGCTAAATGTTCCCAAGTGGCAACATTATCTCCCATCCAAGTAGAAGTATATCTTTGCGTACCAGAATAAGCAGCTCTTGTAATTACAAATGGTCTTTTAGGATAAGCGTACTTTTTTAAACCATGATAAGTGGCACGTGCCATTTGCATACCGTAAATATTATGTGCTTTTCTATGCGAACAATGGTTACCATCGTAATCATGACGAACATCATTAGGAAAAGATTTGTTTGGCACATCCATAACAGCAGGCTCATTCATATCATTCCAAACACCTTTTACACCAATATCTTCTATTAATTCTTGAAAAAGACCAGACCACCATTCTCTAACTTCTGGTTTTGTGTAATCAGGAAAATAACATTCACCTGGCCAAACTTTACCTTTCATATAAGGACCATCTGCACGTTTACAGAAATAGTCTTTATCTAATGCTTCTTTAAAAACATCATATTCTAAATCTATTTTAATACCTGGATCTATAATAACTACGGTTTTAAACCCTTCTTCTTCTAATTCAGTTACCATTCTTTTTGGGTCTGGAAAATGATTTTTATCCCAAGTAAAACAACGAAAACCATCCATATAATCGATATCTAAATAGATAGCATCACAAGGAATTTGTAGATCTCTAAATGTTTTAGTGATCTGTTTTACATTACTTTCTGGGTAATAACTCCATTTACACTGATGAAAACCTAAAGCCCATAAAGGAGGTAATGCATGAGGTTTACCAGTTAAATCTGTATAATTGGCAACTACGTCTTGCATTTGTGGACCATAAATAAAATAATAATCCATTTCGCCACCTTGTGCCCAAAAACTCGTAACATTTCTTCTTTCTTGTGCAAAATCGAAATATGTTCTAAAGGTATTATCAAAGAAAATACCATAAGCTTTGTTATTGCATATAGAAGTGTAAAAAGGTATGGCTTTATAAATAGGATCTGTGTCTTTACCAAAAGCATAAGAATCTGTTACCCAGTTTTCGAAACGTTTCCCTTTTAGGTTAACATCTACAGGCTTATCACCTAAACCATAGTAACTTTCTGCTTTTTGAGAAATCTTACTCATTTTTACAATATCGCCACCAAATTCGTAGCTTTCTTCCCAATGAAAACCAATTTCATCTTCATTGATTAAAACCAAATCTATAGCATCATAAATGCTAACTTGCAAGCTTAATTTTTCTACTTTACAAATTAACTTAGAAGTTTTAATAATGTAATGCGTATCATCTTCAGTAATTTCTAAGAAACTATAACCTCTTGAAGCGTGCATTGTAATTCCGTAAGAAAAATCATTTTCAAATTTTCCTGTAGTGGCATATCTAAAACGTATTACACTATCTCTTACAATTGTTACTTGTAAAATAACATTGTTCTTTGTTGTAAAGTAAAGTGTATCTACATCTTTTTTATAACCTATTATTCGAGAAGGAAATAAATTCCCTTTTTGTTCTAATTCAGTATTAACAATCATAATTGATTTTTTTTGATTTTTTAATTTCGTGAAATTTATTTAATAATTTTAAATATCGACGATAAAATACAGTATATGTTAAAAACAAAAATATTGCTTATTTATTTAAAAATAAACTGAATACGATATCTTTTAATATTATTTAAGTAGAATTTTTATTGTGATAAAATTGATTAGTTTTTTTAAGAAGTACATAAAAAAAAACTCTTTTTTTATCGATTTAACTGATAATAAAAGAGGTTTATTTTTTTATTTATATTTAAAAGCCAGCATACCAAGAGGAGGAAGGTTTAATTCCAGAGAGTTCTCTCGGTTATTCCACTTTAGTTCTTCTGATTTTAATTTGTTGTTTTTATAGTTACCTGTACCAAAGTATTTTTTATCATCGCTATTAAAAACGAGTTTTAAGTTACCTGCTTTTGGCAAACCAATTCTATATTTTTCTCTAGGTACTGGTGTAAGATTTAAAACTACAATTACATTATCTGCTTCGTTTTCTCCTTTTCTAAAGTAAGATAAAACTGAATTTTGATGATCTCCGTGATCTAACCATTCAAAACCTTCGTAAGAAAATTGTTTTTGAAATAAAGCTGGTTCTTTTCTGTAAAATGTATTTAAATCTTTAACAAGTTGTTGAACTCCTTTATGTATATCGTAATCTAACAAATGCCAGTCTAAACTTCCTTGAAAATCCCATTCGCTTGTTTGCCCAAACTCACCACCTTGAAACAATAATTTTGTGCCAGGATGCGTAAACATAAAAGAGTAAAGTAATCTTAAGTTAGCAAAACGTTGCCATTCATCTCCAGGCATTTTTCCTACTATGGATTTTTTACCATAAACCACTTCGTCATGAGATAGTGGTAGCATAAAGTTTTCTGTAAAAGCGTAATTTAAACTAAATGTTAAATCGTTTTGATGATGTTGTCTGTAAATGGGTTCTTTTTTAAAGTAACCTAATGTATCATGCATCCAACCCATCATCCATTTCATACCAAAGCCTAAACCACCATCATAAATTGGTCTAGAAACTTTAGAAAAAGAAGTAGATTCTTCTGCAATGGTTTGTACATCAGGGAAAGAAGCATATACTTCTGTGTTCATTTCTTTTATAAAATCGATGGCTTCTAAGTATTCTCTACCACCGTATTTATTAGGTTCCCATTGGCCAGCTTCTCTAGAATAATCTAAAAATAACATTGATGCTACAGCATCTACTCTTAAACCATCTATATGAAATTGATCTAACCAATAAATGGCATTACTAATTAAAAAAGCTTTTATTTCGTTTCTACCGTAATTAAAAATTAAACTTTTCCAGTCTTGGTGATATCCTTTTCTTCTGTCTGGATGTTCATATAAATGAGATCCATCAAAGTAACCTAGTCCATGATCATCTGAAGGAAAGTGAGAGGGTACCCAATCTAAAATAACTCCAATGCCTTTTTTATGGAAAGTATCTACTAAATATTTAAAATCATCTGGATAACCAAAACGTGCTGTTGGTGCAAAATATCCTGTTAATTGGTAACCCCAACTTGGGTCGTAAGGATATTCCATGATTGGCATAAATTCTACGTGTGTAAAATTCATTTCTTCTACATAATCTACTAAATCTTCTGCAAGCTCTCTGTAACTTAAGAATCTGTGTTCTTCTATTTGTTTTTTCCAAGAACCCAAGTGAACTTCGTAAACAGAATATGGCGCATCTAATGCGTTGTTTTTCTTTCTGTTTTTCATCCAAGATTTATCTTGCCAGTCGTAATTATCTGACCAAACTTCTGATGCTGTTCTTGGTGGATGTTCACATCTTCGAGCAAATGGATCTGCTTTTTCTGTAGTTACATTATTATGAGAACTTCTAATTTTG contains:
- the glgB gene encoding 1,4-alpha-glucan branching protein GlgB produces the protein MPNAIAYSLFTEFDINLFKAGKHYRLYEKFGSHITTVNNVEGTYFAVWAPSAKSVSVIGDFNFWQETEHKLNVRWDGSGIWEGFIPNIGKGTIYKYKIRSSHNNVTTEKADPFARRCEHPPRTASEVWSDNYDWQDKSWMKNRKKNNALDAPYSVYEVHLGSWKKQIEEHRFLSYRELAEDLVDYVEEMNFTHVEFMPIMEYPYDPSWGYQLTGYFAPTARFGYPDDFKYLVDTFHKKGIGVILDWVPSHFPSDDHGLGYFDGSHLYEHPDRRKGYHQDWKSLIFNYGRNEIKAFLISNAIYWLDQFHIDGLRVDAVASMLFLDYSREAGQWEPNKYGGREYLEAIDFIKEMNTEVYASFPDVQTIAEESTSFSKVSRPIYDGGLGFGMKWMMGWMHDTLGYFKKEPIYRQHHQNDLTFSLNYAFTENFMLPLSHDEVVYGKKSIVGKMPGDEWQRFANLRLLYSFMFTHPGTKLLFQGGEFGQTSEWDFQGSLDWHLLDYDIHKGVQQLVKDLNTFYRKEPALFQKQFSYEGFEWLDHGDHQNSVLSYFRKGENEADNVIVVLNLTPVPREKYRIGLPKAGNLKLVFNSDDKKYFGTGNYKNNKLKSEELKWNNRENSLELNLPPLGMLAFKYK